The Chaetodon auriga isolate fChaAug3 chromosome 3, fChaAug3.hap1, whole genome shotgun sequence genome has a window encoding:
- the rorca gene encoding RAR-related orphan receptor C a: MRAQIEVIPCKICGDKSSGIHYGVITCEGCKGFFRRSQQNNAMYSCSRQRNCLIDRTNRNRCQHCRLQKCLALGMSRDAVKFGRMSKKQRDSLYAEVQKHQQSQECAGLGVREENSDMADHGRTHRRGSSTALSDLDDITTLPEGLLFDLPLTPEDAGGNYCNLDMLCGSAGSSSSSQSSPEQTNLDFVDGNHSIKHEYQLLHDSGLFSHAILNPLPEGCSLLEIERITQSVMKSHVETSQYSTEELKRMAWTLYSPEETRSYQTKSAEVMWQQCAVHITNAIQYVVEFAKRISGFMDLCQNDQIILLKAGCMDVLLIRMCRAYNPINNTLLFDGKFATAQLFKALGCDDLVNAVFDLAKSLSRIQMSEEEMALFSAAVLLSPDRPWLTDVQKVQKLQEKVYVALQRCLQKEGASEEKLAKMVSKLPVMKSICNLHIDKLEFFRLVHPETAYTFPPLYREVFGSEITFPDSTEG, from the exons ATGAGAG ctcaaATAGAAGTGATTCCCTGTAAAATCTGTGGGGACAAATCATCAGGGATCCACTATGGTGTCATCACCTGTGAAGGCTGCAAG GGTTTCTTTCGACGCAGCCAGCAGAACAATGCTATGTACTCCTGCTCACGACAGAGGAACTGTCTCATTGACCGGACCAACCGTAACCGCTGTCagcactgcaggctgcagaagTGTCTCGCCCTGGGCATGAGCCGTGATG CGGTCAAGTTTGGTCGGATGTCCAAAAAGCAGCGTGACAGCCTGTATGCAGAGGTCCAGAAGCACCAGCAGTCCCAGGAGTGTGCGGGGCTCGGTGTGCGCGAGGAGAACAGCGACATGGCCGACCACGGCCGCACCCACAGAAGAGGCTCCAGCACCGCGCTCAGCGACCTGGACGACATCACCACACTGCCAGAAGGCCTGCTGTTCGACCTGCCGCTGACCCCTGAGGATGCAGGTGGAAACTACTGCAACCTGGACATGCTGTGCGGCAGCGCAGGCAGCAGCTCATCCTCTCAGAGCTCACCAGAGCAGACCAACTTGGACTTTGTAGATGGCAACCACAGCATCAAGCACGAGTACCAGCTGTTGCACGACTCCGGACTCTTCTCACATGCTATCCTCAACCCGCTGCCTGAGGGCTGCTCCCTACTTGAGATAG AGCGTATAACTCAGAGTGTGATGAAGTCTCATGTTGAGACGAGCCagtacagcacagaggagctgaagagaaTGGCGTGGACCTTGTACAGCCCAGAAGAGACACGCTCATACCAGACCAAG TCAGCTGAGGTGATGTGGCAACAATGTGCCGTTCACATCACCAATGCAATCCAGTATGTGGTAGAGTTTGCCAAGCGCATCTCTGGCTTCATGGACCTCTGTCAGAACGATCAGATTATCCTCCTCAAAGCAG gcTGCATGGATGTTCTTCTGATCCGTATGTGTCGGGCCTATAACCCCATAAATAATACATTGCTCTTTGATGGGAAGTTTGCCACTGCTCAGCTTTTCAAAGCTCTCG gctgTGACGACCTCGTGAATGCAGTGTTTGACTTGGCTAAAAGCCTGAGCCGTATACAGATGTCTGAGGAAGAGATGGCTctcttcagtgctgctgtgctgctctcaccAG ACCGGCCCTGGCTGACAGATGTTCAGAAGGTacagaagctgcaggagaaagTCTACGTGGCTCTGCAGCGCTGCCTACAAAAAGAGGGCGCATCAGAAGAGAAACTAGCCAAG ATGGTGTCAAAGCTTCCCGTCATGAAGTCCATTTGCAACCTTCACATCGACAAACTGGAGTTTTTCCGTCTGGTCCACCCTGAGACAGCGTATACCTTTCCTCCTCTGTACAGGGAAGTCTTTGGCAGTGAAATCACCTTCCCAGACTCCACAGAGGGCTAG